In Pseudoxanthomonas sp. SE1, the genomic stretch CGGGATCAGCTTGGCGACGCCGTCGACTAGGCCGTACGGAAAGCCGAGCACGCGGCCGGCGTCGCGCACCACCGCCTTGGCCGCCATCGTGCCGTAGGTGATGATCTGGCTGACCCGGTCGCGGCCGTACTTGCGTGCGACGTAGTCGATCACTTCGTCGCGCCGGTCCATGCAGAAGTCGATGTCGAAGTCGGGCATCGACACGCGTTCCGGATTGAGGAAGCGCTCGAACAGCAGGCCGTACGGCAACGGGTCCAGGTCGGTGATCTGCAGCGCCCACGCCACCAGCGAGCCGGCACCGGAGCCACGGCCCGGGCCGATCGGGATGCCGTTGTTCTTTCCCCACTGGATGAAGTCGGCCACGATCAGGAAGTAGCCGGGGAACCCCATCTTGCAGATGGTGTCCAGCTCGAAATCCAGCCGCTGCTCGTAATCCTGGCGCGTGTGGCCGGGCGCCAGCGGATTCTTCTCCAAGCGCGCCTTCAGCCCATCGTGCGACTGGCTGCGGATCCAGCTGTCCAGGGTCTCGTCGTCGGGCACCGGATAGGCGGGCAGGAAGTATGTGCCCAGCCGCATCTCGATGTTGCAGCGCTGCGCCAGCGCCAGCGTGTTGTCGATGGCATCCGGCACATCGGCGAACAGTGCGGCCATCTGTTCGCCCGACTTCATGTATTGCTCGGCACTGTAGTCGCGGGGACGCTTGGGGTCGTCCAGGACGCGGCCGGAGGAAATGCACACCCGTGCCTCGTGTGCCTCGAACCCGTCCGGTGACAGGAAGCGCACGTCGTTGCTCGCGATCACGGGCAGGCCGCGCGCACCGGCGGCATGCAGCGCGAACGCATTGAAGGCTTCTTCGCCGTCGCGCTGCGTGCGGGTCAGTTCCAGATGCAGGTCGTCGCCGAAGCTGCGCTGCCAGTCGGCCAGGTGCTGCTCGGCCAGGTCATGGCGCCCTCCTTGCGCCAGGCGCCCCGCCATGCTCTGCCGGCCCATGATGGCGAACAGGCCCTGGTGGTCTGCGCGCAGCCAATCCGGATGGATGGCGACGCCGTCGGTGCGGTGGCCTTCCATCCATGCGCGCGAGAGCAGGCGCGACAGCGAGAGATAGCCGTCGCGGTCGCGGCACAGCAGCGTCACCGGCCACGGCGCATCGCTGCCGTCGGCCACCATCACGTCGGCGCCGGCGATGGGCTTGATGCCCACGCCTTCGGCAGCCTTGTAGAACTTCACCAGAGCAAACAGGTTGTTGCGGTCGGTGACTGCCAGCGCGGGCATGCCCAGCTCGACCGCACGGCTCAGCAGGTTGGGCTGCTTGGCTTTCTTCGGATCGGCGTGGTCCGGTTTCTCGGGCACGCGGATGATCGAATCCGCGAGCGAAAACTCGGTGTGCAGGCGCAGGTGGACGAAACGGGAGGACATGCCGGCTCGGAAGGCTGTCGGGGCAGCGTACCGGCGGCGGTGGGGAGGGGCAAGGCTTGACTTTCCCGGGTCGACGGAATGTGCGCGACAGGGAAAAAGAAGCCGCCCACGGGGACGGCTCAGGGGAAAACCCGAGGGCTCGGGTGGGATGGCCCGCGTACGGATGCGCGGACGACTACCGGATCAGTGGATGCGGAACAGCGGCACCGGTTCCGGCGCATAGCTGCTGTCGCGTACGTGGCGCAGCTGGTGCTCCAGCGCTGCTTCGGCTACGCGCAGGACTTCCCAGTCGGCGCGGGTGAAATGCAGCGCATCACGCGGGCAGCCGCGCAGTTGGGCTTCGAGATTGCGCAGCCGGCGGAAATCCAGGTAACCGGCGGTCTCGTCGGCGATCAGGGTCCAGGTGGCCTCATCCATCGGGATCGCGGTGGGCGCGCCCAGCGTGGCCATCGCCTGCTGCAGGCGGGAGCGCAGGACGGGGTCGCGCGTCCAGTCGCGGTCGGCCAGCATGCAGCGCAGCAGCTGCATGCGTTCGTCGTCGATGGCATGTGCGGTGGAGGGTGGGGAAGGGGAAGACAGGGATGGGGTGGACCGGGTCATGGCAAGCCTCGTAGGGCCGGTTCCGGCGGGGGGCGGAACCGCGTGACCATGCTGCCTGCCTGCACATGCGCGCGCGTCTGCAGGAAGCCATCGTGACCATGGACAGGGTGTCGTCGGTCATGCGCCGCCCGGCGCACCCGCGACTATCGTGGCGCGAGAACGGCCCGCACCGGAGCGAAGCTGTGACGGTGGTGGGGACACGGCCCATGTGCCGCCAGCGCGCGCAGGTGCGCGGGCGTCGGATAGCCCTTGTGCACCGCGAAGCCGTACTGCGGGAAGTCCGCGTGCATCTGCACCATCAGGCGGTCGCGCGACACCTTCGCCAGGATCGACGCCGCCATGATGGCGGGTTCGATCGCGTCGCCGCCGACGAGTGTCTCGGCCATGCAATCGAGGCCTTTCGGGGCGCGGTTGCCGTCGATGCGCACCAGTTCCGGCAGCGGCTGCAGCGCGGCGATGGCGCGACGCATGCCTTCCAGTGTCGCCTGCAGGATGTTGAGGCGATCGATCTCGTCGGGCTCGACGAATACCACCTGCCACGCGAGCGCACGCGCCTGGATCAACGGGAACAGCGCTTCGCGCTTCGCTTCGCTGAGTTGCTTGGAATCGTTGAGGCCAGGGATGGGGCGTGACGCGTCCAGGATCACCGCGGCGACAGCGACCGGCCCCGCAAGCGGTCCGCGGCCAGCTTCATCGACGCC encodes the following:
- the rnhB gene encoding ribonuclease HII, translated to MTAASLFPMPDVRLVAGVDEAGRGPLAGPVAVAAVILDASRPIPGLNDSKQLSEAKREALFPLIQARALAWQVVFVEPDEIDRLNILQATLEGMRRAIAALQPLPELVRIDGNRAPKGLDCMAETLVGGDAIEPAIMAASILAKVSRDRLMVQMHADFPQYGFAVHKGYPTPAHLRALAAHGPCPHHRHSFAPVRAVLAPR